TAGTCCATTCATTCCTAACATTTTTAACTGCAGACTGATGACATGGTTCTAGGCTCTGCTTAATGCATAGTATTGTTGCGGATGGTGTTGTTATGTACCTgtccttctttttctcttctccaAAGCACTTGTATGGAAATGCTGGCATCTAAGCCTACTGTTATCCATCAACCGAACTTTATCTGATTCAATTGCTGTAACCGACGTGAGTCACCAGGGAGGGCATTTGCTTTGTTTCGACAGAGACTGTGTTTTTATATCATGGTGCAGTCTGTGTCTACAACGCATTGCATGGACATGGTACATAAGGACATTCGTTATGGTATATGGTAATCGCTAAGCGGGTGTTATATATTACGCCTATACATACATGGCAGAAACACAAGTAAGAAACAGAGTGATCAGCACGGTGGTGCTAGCAGCCGTGTCCCGGGAGCTTCGTGCACCTGCTGCATGCATCAATTCTGGGAGCTTTGATGTAACCTGTGTACCGCTGCTTGACCCAGCGCCTTCCGGTGCAGTCTTCCCTGGCGCTGTCACAGCAGCGGGAGATTTCTCAGCTGGCACCGGCGGTGCTTCAGAGTCAGGCCCGGCGGGAATAGCTACcggtgctgctgcaggggcAGCCTGATCCAACGGAGACGTGGCATTTGCCTTCGGCGTTGTGGCATCGTCAGGCGAAGTGCTTGCACCGGCCACAtctgcaccaccaccacccaatcACGATCTTCGTCTCATTTGTTCAGGTTTTCGTCAGTTAAAACCTTGTGAATAAACTGACTCCGTTCCTGAATACTTGTCgatgttttagtgcaaacttgaactaaaacagcgacaagtatttaggaacagaggaagCACAGGAGGGTTCACGTACCACCGCCGCATGGGTCGTTGGGCAGGTTGCAAACGTTGGGGATCATGGCCTGGGCTTGGCCGAGGACCAAGCCGAAGGGGCTCGGCGCGAGCTTGGACATGGCGCAGAGGCAGGGGCCCTGGGACTTGAAGAAGGCCTGGAGCTGGGAGCAGCACGACGACAGCGTGGCCGACCCGACGCCGAAGACGTAGCCGATGCACGGCGACAGGCTGATCGGCACCGGCGCGCAGGTGGGCATCGTCACCAccggctgcgccgccgccgccgtcgtctgcGCCGAGCACACGGCGGCGCACAGCGTGACGGCGACAAAGGCGAGACCTGCTACCTCAACCCCGCGCCGAGCAGCCATGGATTGTCGCTGCATGGTGAGCTGATTCACGCAGGTTTACGGTGAGACGAGGGGAAGAGGCCGGAAGGCAAGTGGTTTATACGGTGAAAAAAGACAGTGACGGGCAGATGGGCCGGTGTATCTAACAACCTGGGTGGGTCTCGTGTTGGTTTGCACGCTGCGACTGCAtgcgagggcgaccgctgctgCTTTTCGAGGTTCACCGACCGGTGAACTGATCGGAGAATGCTGTGCGTCAACGTAAccgctgccggccggcctccgTGAGAGATGATATCGCTTTTGCCGCAGAATGATTATGTGACTACTATACTCTGCTTTGAGCTCAGCTTGAAGGTTGCTGACCAACCCGGTTACTGGCGTGCTCCTATAATGTTTTCTGTGGCTTCAAGAGTCTGGCGTTGGTGAGGGAACCAAGCAGGATTTCAGccctctagctagctaggattggagaaacaaaaataccACATGCAGAGATGCAACAACAATATTGCCCTGGTGTTCCTGGTTTGATTGGCCACACTAGAATCTAATCGAAGTTTTGCTCTTGTTTCAGCCCCTTTTTTCTGACATTACCGGCTCGTCAAAAGGATTCCTAGATTTTAACGTTTCTAGGATGGGTTGTTGGCGTGTGTTAGATGCATGCGTTCCATGGATCATGCTTGTGTGCCTAAACGCAGCACAAAAAACAGTATAATACTAGattaataaataaatgaaaatgCCTTCATCCTCCTAGCTAGTTGGACGTCCACCAACTAGCAGACCGCCGATTATGCCTCAAGATTACCGGCTTACAGAAGACACTCCTAAGCCTATCCATTAATCTTAAATACGCCATGCCATGTTGCAGCAAGACCCCACTTGTTCACTCATGAGCTATATGcattttatcttcttcttttttcattttatttgtttgatacacacatacatatataaaacacaATTCCTGAAACAAATATTTCCATGAACCAAAAATTTCATGAACACAAGTGCATTATTATTTAGGTGCAACATTTACATGGTTACATATCTTTTCTTCACGGAAGCAACAAATTATGCATAATCCGAAAACCAAAATTGTATATTTCCAACATTGGGAATAATCTGGGCCCCAAAAATTGGATCATTCCATTGTTTGACCATTTCTGAGAGCCAATTGAAGCATTCAACCATTTTATACATAATCGAGacccaaaaataaaatcatgaAAGGTAGGAAAAATTACAAATCCTGCATAAACTACAGAATGCACCCTATAAATTCAAGAAGGGGCCATGGGCAAAAAGGTCTAATTCATTCATGAACCAACTCATTTCTGAAATTGTGACAAACGTGAATCTAATTATCTTTGAGCATTTTGGATCAACACATCATGAAGAATTCTAACAAACAAATTCtctgaagaaaatcatgaagTAAAATATGTGCTCTCTCTCGAACACACATATAATTTGCACGATTTCATGCGTGAAGCTATTTCTTGCAACATCCGTGTGAACTCAAGAACAATTGTTTTTGTACAtttggaagaacaaaaaaaatcatccatTGAAGAAGCTGGCAAAATGTCCAAAGATCAGAATTTTTCGCGAAGAAGTGCATTTGACCTTCACCACCATTGATTGGACGGTTAGGGTCCACCGGGGATCAAATGCCATATGTTTGTCTCATTTAAGGTGTATTATTCTTGCCATCTAACACAAAAGTTCACCTAAACATAAACATAGAAGACTCCTAAACTATGGTCAGATACTGAGGCATCagtggtgacttcgtcaatctcaagacTTCACGGCTCCGGTCTTTTGTAGGTGCGATTTAAATGCGTGCGGGTGGTGGTGTGTGTACAGGTACCACATAATCAgtgttcaaaaaaaatactaaaatcCGAAATGAAAAGGGACCCAGGCTGAGGAAACCGGAGATGGTGACCGTGTGGAATAGTTCCATCGCATACATAATTAGCTTCTGGGGTTGTCAACGT
This is a stretch of genomic DNA from Brachypodium distachyon strain Bd21 chromosome 1, Brachypodium_distachyon_v3.0, whole genome shotgun sequence. It encodes these proteins:
- the LOC100839758 gene encoding uncharacterized protein LOC100839758, coding for MQRQSMAARRGVEVAGLAFVAVTLCAAVCSAQTTAAAAQPVVTMPTCAPVPISLSPCIGYVFGVGSATLSSCCSQLQAFFKSQGPCLCAMSKLAPSPFGLVLGQAQAMIPNVCNLPNDPCGGDVAGASTSPDDATTPKANATSPLDQAAPAAAPVAIPAGPDSEAPPVPAEKSPAAVTAPGKTAPEGAGSSSGTQVTSKLPELMHAAGARSSRDTAASTTVLITLFLTCVSAMYV